The Anaerolineales bacterium region CGATGTTAAATACATCATTCCGTTCCTGACCCAATTCTGGATGCTGGCTTCGCCGATCGCCTATGAGGCCAAAAGCATCTTTGAACGCCTGCCCGAAGCCTGGCAGTGGCTGTATGCGCTTAACCCCATGGTGGGTGTGGTCGAAGGTTTCCGCTATGCCTTGCTGGGTATCCCTGTCTACTCCGAGAACATGCTGTGGGTTTCGCTGGCCTCGTCACTGGCGATGCTGGTGAGTGGCCTGATGTACTTCCGTAGCATGGAGCGCACCTTTGCGGATGTGGTCTAGATGAGCTACGCCATTCGTGTTGAAGGGTTAGGCAAGCAGTACCGTCTGGGCGGCAGCCAACAGGCCTACAGCACCCTGGGCGAACGCCTGGGCGCGGCGGTCACCTGGCCGGTGCGCCTACTCAAGGGCGAGCTGCGCGACCGCGCCGAGAAGGTGTGGGCGTTGCGCGACGTGACCTTTGACGTCAAACAGGGCCAGGTGCTGGGCGTGGTTGGCCGCAACGGCGCGGGCAAAAGCACGCTGCTCAAGATCCTTTCGCGCGTCACTGACCCCACTACGGGCTTTGCCGAGATCAATGGCCGCGTTGGCTCCCTGTTGGAAGTAGGTACGGGCTTCCATCCAGAGCTTAGCGGCCGCGAGAATATTTTCCTCAATGGCGCCGTGCTGGGTATGCAGCGCAGCGAGATCGCCAAGAAGTTTGACGAGATCGTCGAATTTGCCGGCGTCGATAAATTCATCGATACTGCCGTCAAGCACTATTCCAGCGGCATGTACCTGCGTTTGGCCTTCTCGGTCGCGGCGCACCTGGAGCCTGAGATCCTGGTGGTAGACGAAGTGCTGGCGGTGGGCGATGCTGAGTTCCAGCGCAAATGCCTGGGCAAAATGAGCGATGTAGCCGCGGCGGGCCGCACGGTGCTGTTTGTCAGCCACAACATGTCCGCCATTCTGCGCCTGACTGAAGAATGCATCGTGATGGAGCGCGGCCAGCTCGCCTTCCGCGCTCCCACGCGTGAAGCGGTGGACTATTACATGTCTTCCAGCTTCCAGAAGAACGGTGAGCGCAGCTGGGGCGCGGATCAAGTGCCAGCGGATGCTGCGCCGTTTGCGCCCGTAGCGCTGCGCGTCAAAGACGCCAGCGGCAGCGTGGTGGAGACGGCGCAATCGCGCCAGCCACTGGAAATTGAGTTTGAGTACACACTGGCCCAGCCGATTCAAGGCCTGCGCGTTGGTATTTATCTGCAAAGCATGCGCGGCGAGGTCATCCTCACTTCGTTTGATACCGATGACCCGGCTGCCTTCGAAAAGTACGGCACGCGTGAAGCGGGTCGCTACATCAGCCGTGCCGTAATCCCGGCCAACTTCCTGAACGAAGGCCAGTACCTACTGGGCGTCAACGCCAGCGCCTTCCGTGTGCGCCGATATTTTTGGGATGAGCGCGCGTTGGCCTTTACCGTGGACGCCATGGGGGCCCCAGGCATGCACTGGCCGGAGCCGCGCCAAGGCTTTGTGCGCCCGCAGCTTGACTGGACTATTGACCGCGTGGGAGCCGCCTGACCAGCATGCCCTCCAGCCGTCTGAAAGATTTCTTGGGTCACGTGCCGGCAACTGCCGAGCTCGCTTGGGCGCTGCGCGGCGGCAACGCGCCCATTGACGGCTTTAAGTTGGAGGAGCTGCGCGCGCAGCTGCCAAGCTGGGTGGATGCGGTGAACAATTCGCCGCTTAAGGCACAGGCTGGTAGCAAGGTGCTGGTGTTTGCCACGCTGCATTATTGGATCCATCATGCTACGTTGCTGTCGTTGGCTTTGCGCGGCCTGGGGTATGAAGTGAATATGGCCTATCTGCCCTACGCCACATGGAAAGATGATGTGCCGCGTTTTGACCTGCGCCGCCGTGAGGCCTATGCGCGCAGTGTATTCGCTCCGATGCAAACCTTGGTTCCGGTGCAGTCTTTCCTGAATATTCCTGCTGTCGAATTGCCGGCTGCATTAGACGCTCAGGTGGAGCAAGTGTCTGTGATGGATGTGCAATACACCCAGCAGGTGGAAGAAGTGGACAAGGCCAGCCCGCTGTTTCAGTTACGCCTGCGCGCCAACCGCGCCGCCGCCTCGGCTGCTCTGGCCTGGCTGCAGCGTGAGCAGCCGGATGTAGTCATCTTGCCCAACGGCCTTATTATGGAATTTGGCGCTGTGCTGCATGCCGCCCGCCATTTGAACATCGCCGTGGTGAGCTATGAATTTGGCGAGCAACGCGGCCGTATCTGGCTGGCGCACAACGAATCGGTCATGTTGCAAGAGACTGGCGCCCTGTGGGCGGCCCGCCGTAATGAGCCTTTCACCGACCCACAGCGCGCCGAGGTGCAGGAGTTGTTCGCCACGCGCCAGGCCGCCGGGCTGTTCCGCCACTTCTACCGCAAATGGCAAGACGCTCCGGCTGAAGGCGCCGCACAGGTCCGTACCAAGCTCGGCCTGGATGCGCGCCCGGTGGTGCTGTTGGCCGCCAACGTCATTGGCGATAGCCTGACCCTGGGGCGCAACGCTTTCACTGGCGATATGAGCACCTGGCTGCGCCGCACGCTGGCCTACTTTGCCCAGCTCCAGGATGTGCAGCTGGTGGTGCGCGTGCACCCCGGCGAGCGCAATCTGGACGGCCCTTCGGTGGCAGACTTGGTCAAACAGGAAATGCCCCAGCTACCCGAGAACATTCGTCTGGTGGGTGCTGGCGACCCGATCAATACCTACGACCTGGTCGAGGCCGCCCAATTGGGCTTGGTTTACACCACCACGGTTGGCCTGGAGATGGCCATGAGCGGCCGCCCGGTGATCGTGGCGGGCCGCACCCACTACCGCGGCAAAGGCTTCACGCAGGACCCGGCCAACTGGGAAGACTACTTCGCCATGTTGGATAACAGCATGGCTGATCTGCCCGCTGCGCAGCTGAGACCGGCTGAAGTGGATCAAGCCTGGCATTATGCCTATCGATTCTTTTTTGATTATCCTCAGCCATTCCCCTGGCATCTGCTGCACTTCGCTAAGGATCTGGAGACCGCTCCGCTG contains the following coding sequences:
- a CDS encoding ABC transporter ATP-binding protein is translated as MSYAIRVEGLGKQYRLGGSQQAYSTLGERLGAAVTWPVRLLKGELRDRAEKVWALRDVTFDVKQGQVLGVVGRNGAGKSTLLKILSRVTDPTTGFAEINGRVGSLLEVGTGFHPELSGRENIFLNGAVLGMQRSEIAKKFDEIVEFAGVDKFIDTAVKHYSSGMYLRLAFSVAAHLEPEILVVDEVLAVGDAEFQRKCLGKMSDVAAAGRTVLFVSHNMSAILRLTEECIVMERGQLAFRAPTREAVDYYMSSSFQKNGERSWGADQVPADAAPFAPVALRVKDASGSVVETAQSRQPLEIEFEYTLAQPIQGLRVGIYLQSMRGEVILTSFDTDDPAAFEKYGTREAGRYISRAVIPANFLNEGQYLLGVNASAFRVRRYFWDERALAFTVDAMGAPGMHWPEPRQGFVRPQLDWTIDRVGAA